ACGAACAACTGATGCAGCAGCCGACAACATTTTGCTTCATTCtagaaacaaacaacaacaacgaccgatagtttttcgttttttaaagcTTAATTAAGCCTCCTAATAAATCAATGGAAATATTCGGCCATTACGTAAGCCATTTTCCGATCGGAATTCAACGTCGTGGTTTAGAGGCGAGCGTTCAAGTCGAGTTGGGTACGATGTGAAATTGCCGCGTCTATAAGCTGGTCGGCAGCACAGTCGAGAAAAAGacgggaaaaataaaaacaggtCAGGTCATGTGGTGGGCTGGCCGTCgacgcttttcttttatcgaGGCCCTACAACAGCTGACACTTTGTCTCGCTCTCGAACGTCGAATTCAACGACTAGCCATCCTGCAATTGACACGGTTGAGACATTTGCGTTGCAAACTTGCGACTGGTGTGTTTGACGACTCAATTCGGCCACGATTTCGTTCGCATTTTGTCCATTTTCTCCAAAGGTGGTGACGACGCATTCCTTAACCTTCCCactcttttttcccttttccttcTTGATTTTCTTCTCCCACTTTGTAACCATCCTCCCTCCGCCTCATTTTGCAGGTGAATTAGCTGTTGGGCATTTTCCCATTCCTCTGCCTTCCCAGCGTGACCTTTCTTCCTATCTACCTTTGTGCCATCCAcatgtgtgtctgtgtgtgtgtgtacggtTTATCTTCCCAACCGTACACAACACACGCGCAGCGTATACGACTACCAAGCCGCTGAAATTCATTTTCGATTTCAGCCAAACACGTTGGCTAACGTATCGTATTCGTCCGATTTGTTTGAAATTCgatccttttttcatttgtgtcGTCGTTTTTTTTGGAACAATTCAGTCGTCAGTTCAACTATTCTCGCCTACTTGATTGTTGGCTCAGTCGACGAGACGTGGACCAACAACGGCTCGCAAAGCAATGACGAAAAACCTGGAATAAATAATGTGatcaaagagaagaaagaaagaaaaaaaaaagggaagaaaaagaagggctTGACTTTCGTGCTCGGGAATGCACCGACAACCggaatgaacaaaaaaaaggaaagaaaagggcACAAGCGCAACAAGTATACCCCTCCACCTCGTTGGATGGCCCAGCTTGCAGCAGCGCTCGTTTTCAacattctttcatttttatctttCATTATCGACCATGGAAAAATAGCAATTCATAACATCATCGCAGATGTTGATGATTGGTGTTGAAATATCGGTTGCAAATCAAGTGAAAAGCcaagaaaaatgcaaagatCTGCACATGAGTTGGACTCGCTTTTCGAAGAGAGCTCACAATTTGGCGCATAGTATAGAAATGGGTGCAAAGAGGCGGTGGAATAACGGCCAcccctttttccttttttttttttttgttgttgtttccccCCTTCTCGATGTTGTTCACTTCAGGGCCAAGGATGTTGTCcgacattttctttcttctccattttttcttcctctcccCTATCCTTCTTTCATTCTAGCgtctcaagttttttttctttccttcttgtctTTCTTCCTCCTCCTTCCATTCGCCAAGATCTctatccacacacacacacacacacacacacacacacaccagtTCACTCGAGTCTTCAGGGCTGGGCACTTTTGGTTGTTGGATAGTTTGACGGACCAGTTGAGTCTGAGCAGTCGACGCGGTTGGTACGTGAAACTTTTCGTCCCTCCTCCACGTGTGGCTCTCGGCTGATATTTTAGTGCAGAACTTTGCAGGACAGGCGTCGAGCGTGATCTCTCCATTCGTGATTCAATCTGATGGATCAGCTCAGATGAGTTTGACTACTACGTTTCGCCATTTTCGCATTTTCACAACTAAGGTGACTTGATCAAAAGTGTGAGACAACTTGAATTGAGAGAGAGACTCGTAGTGGCCGGCATCTGCTCGATCATTTTCTGATTTCTGGGCCccccctttcttcttcttcttctgtgtGTGTCAGTGAGTGTTAATATccagtttaaaaaagaaaaaaaaagaaagaaaagaaaacgatgacTGACGTCATAATGGTGGATGGCAGCGTCGGAGCTTCCAACAACAGCAATTTACCTTTAAATATGAACAATAGTGTGATCAGCGTGACGATGGCGGCCGcagcggcagcagcagcagcggctgGCGGTACAGGTACGACATCACCGACGTTAGGTGGAACATCGCCCGTCTCGGCCGCTGCTGCAGCCGCTGCCATGATGATGATGCAACCGCCAGCCTCTTGCTCTTCGTCTTCAtcctcttcgtcgtcatcGACGTCGGCGGCCGCCATagcggcagcagcagccgccgccgccgccaaTACGCAAAGTGTGGCCGATTATTTGGCCCAACTTCTCAAAGACAAGAAACAGTTGGCCGCTTTGCCTAACGTGTTTCATCACGTCGAACGACTGCTCGAcgaaggtaaaacaaaaaaacattccgACTTGTCTGATTTGCATGTTTGGCTCGacccatttttgtttcgttttcttctatCGGGTGATGGAGCTCGTTTGATTTATGCTAGACAACGTACGCAGCTGTGTGGCGTGATGGATTATCCATCCATTCAAGATGTTGGTTCAATTTCAGGGTgggtttttctctttttttgggggaaaaaaaaaactctcgTGTGTGTGCCGTAGCTTTTCTCGCCTTACTTCAGACACAGACGccattttacttttttatttttagcccCTGACCTCCCTtattccttctttctttctccctcTCTTTCATGCCCTttttctctgtctctctctctttttcgtcttgttcgttcctttttttttcgtttttctgtgtgtgtgtgtgttgtgtcgGATTTCCCCCGACGACCGACTTTTAGTATTCCAcgccagttttcttttttcgctgctgcctttttttttaaaggtttgTATTCTTGTGCGCATACCCCACCGCTGTTTCCATATCCTGGCGAAAACGAgattcttttttgaattttgttgttgGAAAAGTCTCATCTCGATTTGCTTTGATTCCTTCTTATCTTTCTTGCGATTCTCGAATGGCGGTAATCGTTCACCTCAGGCACGCCCACTCCTTTGTTGCTTCGTATTCGGTTCAAAGGTGCAATGTTTTCATTattatgatttcttttttctattacATTTTTGGGGTCCACCCACCTCGAAAAATCTCTTTGACGTGTCCATCGAGCACGAACCAATCATTGCCAATTGAATCCCAATGAACGAATGGCTCTCACGGTCGAGATGCGTCATTTCTATCTTGAGGCGTTTTCCTCCTTTGGCCTGCCATTCTCACCTTATTTGGTAACGAGGTTTACTCccccccccaatttttttttaaaaacgagattctttcaaatttattattattttttttaactttcgtgtgtgtgtgtgtgtgtgtgagtgagTGTACATGTCTTGATTAATAAGCTCATCATGTAATCTGTTTATTTCATTCCTGCCAAATCTTGTTTACCTATTTGGCGATTGCATCGTatagaaaaccaaaaaactcgagtgtgtgtgtgtgtgtgtgtgtgtgttgccgGCCCCTGTAACATTTTCTCTTTGCGGACACACTGAcctgatttgttttttattcgttttgtGTCCATAatactaaatttttttttcttgtttaactACCGGGAAgctcagtttttttttttgccccccCACCCATTGTAGAGTTTTGAAACGgtgaaagaaaaggggaaaaaaaacacgtaAAACAATAAGAGTTTGTCATAGTTTTTTAGGACCTATACGTATAGCGCATTCTTTCGGAGCGGAAAAAGATTTCAATGCGCTGCAGgagacgaaaaaacaaaacaaacaaatgccgTTAGTTTTGTTCCAAATGGATCATCTCCTTAAAAGGgtcgtccctttttttttttcattttccttctttttcctctgACGatgaattttcttgaaaatgatgttggaaaaaaagaaagaagaaaaggatgTCAGTGTAGGAATTGATTTGTACACTATTGCGTCGGCGGCTCAATTGCTCAGCTAATTGAGACGACATCCGGACGTGGAGATTTTGCTACCCCCAACAGTTGAGTTTGTTCACGCCACGGAAGCCAACAGCGAGACGCATTTAGATTCATCTGTCTTGTGGGAATTGTGCAACTGCTCAAATACTCGCAACCATTTGGccagttttattatttacgaGCTATTCACTAGCTCCTTCCCACTCGTcgattgtttttcatttctgatttttgACGTTTTGCTTTAGTTGCTGAGTTTGCTAAGCCAGTGCCATCTGTGTTTGAGGCGTAGTAGCACGTCGTCCAAAACTGGCCATCTAATTGAttgatctctttttttctttttgtttgatcCTGTCGACGAATTCGCAGAAATTGGAAAGGTGCGCGGCAATTTGTTCCAAATCAATGGAACCGAAAAGAAACCGATGGTTCTTCCCGATGCTGTTGGCGCAGCCGTCAATCTGTCTGAAAAAGTCTACGTTCCTGTCAAAGAATTTCCAGATGTAAGCCTATAGCCGCCCTAGTTGTCGGGTCGTCCTCTACACTCTATTTCATTAATacttatttatttgatttgattttgatgtGGTTCAGTTCAATTTTGTTGGACGCATTTTGGGACCGCGCGGAATGACGGCCAAACAACTCGAACAAGAAACCGGTTGCAAGATTATGGTCAGGGGTCGTGGGTCTATGCGAGACAAGAAAAAGGTGAactctctttttcttataTTGTACcccacctttaaaaaaaaaatatatatttaatgtttaacttgaaattgaaaagtgCACAACCAACATTGTACAATTGTCATGTCTGATGCACGTGAAAAGACGTGAGATCAATTTGCTGGGATGAAAACGATGAGAGGCTGTGGAAAATGGTGTAGCAGAGCCATCTATTGACCAATGATTTATTGTTTGCAATGCAACAGGAGGAACAGAATCGGGGCAAACCGAATTGGGAGCATTTGAATGACGAACTGCACGTCCTCATCACGGTCGAGGATACGGAGAACCGCGCCAAAGTCAAGCTGCAACGCGCCGTCGATGAAATCAGGAAACTTCTCGTGCCAGCCGTAAGTGGAATTTGTGTTTATCTCTGCCTTTCTCTTTGCCAGcgccattttctttcgtttgttttcCACACGCCAAACGAGGCAGTTTGACTGTGTAGTACTGCACCATCGGGTCAACTCGTTTCACTATAACGGCGTATAAACGGCGATGGCACTCGATGCCCGCTGGTATTCCTCGACCGTGTCTGCAAGAGTTTCAGGTCAAAATTGCCTTGGGTCGCCTTCGCTGCCATCTACCGGCATTTTGAATAAGTCAATTGTTTGTTCGTTGCAAAGTCAATGTCTCTCCTTTATTTGAAGGCCATCTAAAGTGACTTGAACTAACTAAGAAttcttgatttttattttttgatttttttgtttgtttgcccCTCCTCTTAAAATTGAATGTATTGCTGTTagttaatgttttttttttttgttttttttgtttaatttcatttaACGAGCAGGCGGACGGGGAAGACGAATTGAAGAAACGCCAGCTAATGGAATTGGCCATCATCAATGGCACGTATCGGGACCCATCGGCTAAACTCGGCCAACCTGGAGGAGGCGTGGCTGGAAATGTTGTTAGTGGCGTTGGTGTTGGGGGTGGCAAAGGTGCCGATCTGCTCAGCATTTGTAAGTTCCGATTAAAAATTGCAGCTCGTTATGCTAGTCGGTTgtgttaattttcaatggcaaAAAATAACTTAGCCGTCTTAACAATTTACGCTTCGATTATGGCCCCATGAAATGATTTTGTTGAAACTCACGATTCATTCAttgatttcttgtttgtttttgttctaaAACACCGGTGGTTGATTCTAATCCCATAGCTAAATGTGTAATTAATTTGCCCCAAAACGGCCTAACCaatcaacaaacaaacaaacaacaaataatTGATGATCGCCATACGATTGAGAAAATCTTAGGTTAACCTTTTTTTgtcgaagaatttcgttttttttgttttgttttgtttttgttttgcaattaCCTCAAATACCTCGTTGCTCCATTGACGAACGATAGGGTTCTATGAAACACAGATGCTTCAGCAGTACGCGAGCCGTCCTCCTTCTCCCGCCATCAATTCGTGTACGATTTTCTTGAATAtgagaatttaaaataaccCCTTAATTTTGACGCGGGTTTTGTTTGCCATAGTTAACCTACTTGTGGAATTCACTCTATTTTCTATTCGACGTGATCGATTTTTTGGGTTACGCCAactgaaattcttttttagtACCAAGCAATTTGCTagcaatttcaaatttgacgAGAGCAAAATCATGGCGGAGTACTTGTTTTGCCGATTATTACGttgaatagaaaaatatagttggaattattattattatttatttgtttttcgtaCGCTTCCAGTAAGGCAACATCAAAAAGAGTCTGTTTCCAAgctcgctagatggcgtaaagggttttcattttttttaaattgatatTGTTTTACGCccatttagttttttgttttgttcatttcgttGGATAATGTTTAGCAAATTGGCAACCGCATCAATCTCGAGACTATGTCTGCTATTCAACGATGTTCTAATGAAAATGTATCGCGTTCTGTAGATGCGCCGCGTCTTTTGCAGCCGGGAGTCGGATTGGGTTCGCCAGGCGGACTAAGAAATCCTTCAGCCGGAGCCTCACAACTTGGTAACATTTCCAAATCGTAACATTAAGCCAAACAAACTAAATCCAattgttatttattatttgttttttgtttttgtgtcatttTCTTGGGGGGGATTTGTCGTGCAGAATATTACTTCAATCAAGCGTCTTCAAAAGGTATGTTTGGTTTTGCTCGAATGCGACATGAGACGCTAACGCTGACTTGATTACAAACGTTCGCACAATAGATTCGTGGAACGGTATCGCTGGAGCACCGCTCATTCTTTCACCGCGGGGAATGCAACATTCTTCGGCTGCATCATCGATGGCAGCGCTTCTCAATTCAGCTGCGTCGGGAGGACCGCCGCCGCTCATCAGCGCCGCCGATGCCGCTGCTGGATTGCTTTATTCGCCTTACGCTGCCGCCGCTGCTGCTGAATATTCCAATTACGCTGccgctgccgccgccgccgctggTCTGTCGTCCCAACTGTTGGCTGAATACCAGACGGGCGTGCCGTCTTCCAACGACGGCACCGCTGGTGGGTTGTTTGCCCGATagctttcttcttctttcttcttttttcttttttatttctttttttttttttctcctttttaaGATTTATAATCATCTATTGAATTCGATTTTTTCCCACCCTCTATGTGTGCCTCTTCACTGTcttggattattattattatttttttttttcatatcttTCCCTTCTAAATTATGACGTGTTAAGTTTAGCAATTAGACTCAAGTCCGGTTCGATTTTTTCAGCAAATTTGCTTAGTGCTTTGAACAAGTAGAATCCACCTTTTGCTGGTGGAGACGATCAGTTTCTTGGGCCTTAAAAAAATGATCTTAGTAGCTGCGCCAACATTTTCATCTCGACTTCAGTTCGTTAGTAATTTACTTGTTTATAAGAACATTCCCGTCCAATTActgcgatttttttttaatttatttatttttattttttaaagagggaATCgcacaacaacagaaaaaaaagggagaaaaaaaaaaaaaaaaaaaagatgaagaagaatatGTAACTGTAGCGCTTTACTGACCTAGAGCTCGTTTATTCATTAAGCAACTGTGTAGTATCAGACATGGAAGGAAAATGGTTGCCGAAAACAATTGCCCATATTGAAATGCCGCTggattttaaaatgttcatTTCAgtcaactgaaaaaaaaaaaatccatcatTCGATTTGGAGTCGACTGATTCGGAAGTAGGCCCTTTTTGAATGGGCCATTGTTTTCAGCAGCAAACTAATTTGCCTTTCCTTCATTTTTCCGtttcgtttcttcttttaatgGGAAATAATGGACGGTAGTTGGACCGTTTACGCGCACGACGCTTTACACAGCTTACTAAAAACATAATaggatttttttcgtttttgtttttttttgtttttcaaaggaGGCattgaatgtattaagaacgAAATGTTTGTGTCTATTGATGTTTTTCCcccttatttaaaaaacaaatttcttcTTATCAATTACGTTATGAATCatctatcattttttttttttacttcttcagtgtattttaaaacataaaacatACTAATGAAACACCGGCCGCTCCACTCTCCTCTGTCTGTGGCTGATTGTAGGAGGCGCTAGTGGAAAGCTGAGACGCCATCTGGGCTCGCAAGGGCGAGAGCATCCTTACCAAAGGAACGACCTCAACTAACAAGCCAATCATCAACTAccacccaaaaaaacaaaaccaatcaaaaaacaaaacaaacaaatccaACCCAACCATCCAGCAGTTGTCCCAGATATTCAGGCCAGGTGCGTTGCCTCTTCCAACCAAACCTTAACTTTTTATTAGTACTAACCatctttattgttttctttttgtttttttgttttttgttttcttttgttttttttttgttcttttttctttgcttaaaactatttttcgtGAATTGCAATCAAATTTGTACATTCAATCGAGTATTCAGAAATCGAGCCTCAAAAAGCTAGGACGTGTCTATTTAATGTCTATGTTATGCATTCATTAGCTATGATTTAGTGTGACTGGGGAACCATTTCATTGCTAAGAGCAAAAGTATCGTGCATGCGCTTCAAATGCCATCTGTTGGCAATCACGCATCGCAACAGACGCTCTTTTCTGCTAgtgggtttttgtttttgctccTTTTGGAAGTGAAATTGCGCTCCCccccatctttcttttttctttctttctttctttgttaagTCGACCATTCGATTGACGGCGTTTAACTAGACTCGAGTTCGCGTTTAGCATTCGTTTCGACAAGCGCAGAATCGAGACCGATTTCCTTGTCTGTTCCCTGTTCCACATTTGCGTTGCAGTAAACCGCGTCTTTGacaaaacaaacgaacaaGAAATCCCCTTGTTATTTGCAAGGTACTCGATCGAGCATAATAATGCAAGTttcatccgtttttttttgttgtttttctttccttatcGAAAGCTGCTGCTTAGTTAAAGGGGTGAATTTATTGGCAAAGCGAAAATTTGGCCTCAGCTAATCGCTTTAGTGTGTAAGTCATTATTTCTCATCTGATTCGTAGCATTTTTGTGCTTCAATCAAACAgcatttacaaaaaaaaaaaactgaattttTGATACACTTAGCTTCTCaacagaatttttttaattattattaatttttttttcattaaaaattaaGACCGATCGAAAGAACACATAATTGAAACAGCaaagtgtattttttttttttttttttttgcaatttaaatttttaagttttgtaTCTTATCCGAGTGTGGTgctatctatttttttttcctttctcgtGTTTTTTCGTGTACAGTTTCAAATCGCATTTAAGTCATCTATTTTCTTTAcgacgttttttttattattattattattattttttctatttttattattattattattttatttttttacttctacctTCAGTTAGCTCTGTATCGCATTCGAATTCTTTGTTGAACCGATTGAatttttgtcctctttttttttttctccccgcGGGAACGATTGTGTCTTGCGTGCCATGATTtgcataaaaagaaaaacgcaacAACATCCGAAATACTTAGTGCCAATATTTTactattatatatataatgagtatatatatatatatatataattgtTTCAGCCAAATACAGTGGTATTGCCTttctaaaaagaaatattCCGCCATTTTTTACTTAATGTGTAACGAAGCATCTTCCACCACATTTCTGGTTGCTTGTTTTCgcaagagaagaaaaatcttaaaacgcctcttcaacttttgaaaacGTCTTATCCAATTGAGACTAAgtcttttaattttgaaagtgcGAAACATTTAAGCGtgaccaattttttttttagcgagTCGTTAATTTTCAGCCTGCGATTCAGCGGATCATCTCGTTTACAAGGCAGGGCGGCTGATGCATGACTGTGCAACTCTTAAATTTGCAACATTTGTTTGTTAAACTTGTAGCCGTTTATCATTTTTCGATACCAAAAAACATTGCAGTCGTCAAACGATTTgtttttagtttatttttatttatttattttatttttttagtttttcagtGTACAATGATTTTATGTTACTAATCCATTCTGGTTCTAATCAATGCCACTTAATCAATATCGAGGGGACCATTTGATactaacgattttttttttttttttttttctttctttctctgttcGTTCTTTCGAAACCCTTTACCTCTCAAACTCCTGGCCCTATTCGTGATTTTGCACCTGGTAACACCAATAAAACTGGCcaccccctattttttttttactttttttttaaacacatgaaaaaaaaaaacataaaaaaacctATACCTAATATCCTACCCTGTGGCTCTTCGCTCCTCATCCCTTATCTACCTGTAGGTGCTTAACGGTGTGTAGTGCTCTACTTACGAAATCCCGCGGGCCATTGGCCTGCGAAGAACATTGGCTCTTTGATCTGGAGACCCTGTCCCGCATCAGCAAGTCGCTCTCACAATCGCCGCTGCAAACCCCGCGCAATACTTTTGAACAAGGTCCACTTCTGCTAGCGAGGAATAGTAACTTAattataataattattttttttttaaaattcggCTGCTGCTAATCTGCACGTTCTATCTTCTCTTAATAATGGTTCTATCGTGAGATTGTCAGCCAACTTGATCGGCTTTCATttattccccccccctccctcccctctttctctctttcgcactcattgtaaatatttttccgATAAACCGCCTTGACCAGCTACGCCTTTATTTGAATCTCCCTACCTCAGTGTAAAAAACCAATCCGTTGGGATAGAAAAATCGCGATATCCGGATGGAAATCACTCTTTAGTTTGAAACGATCAAGTTTGCCCGATCTTGCGGTGAAACGTATTTTTTGAAACATGCCAAACTGTCAGCTTTCGGAAGATGTGTTGTGTTGTGGAACCGACAGTCCTCGTCCAAAAGGCTTTGGTTATTTACTAAACAAACGCGGCGCTAGTAGCCAACACTGCAAATTTGGACAAATTATATTTAACCGGTTTTCTCGCTGAGTAGATGGTTTTCCATACCC
This genomic interval from Daphnia magna isolate NIES linkage group LG8, ASM2063170v1.1, whole genome shotgun sequence contains the following:
- the LOC116928368 gene encoding protein quaking isoform X2, whose product is MTDVIMVDGSVGASNNSNLPLNMNNSVISVTMAAAAAAAAAAGGTGTTSPTLGGTSPVSAAAAAAAMMMMQPPASCSSSSSSSSSSTSAAAIAAAAAAAAANTQSVADYLAQLLKDKKQLAALPNVFHHVERLLDEEIGKVRGNLFQINGTEKKPMVLPDAVGAAVNLSEKVYVPVKEFPDFNFVGRILGPRGMTAKQLEQETGCKIMVRGRGSMRDKKKEEQNRGKPNWEHLNDELHVLITVEDTENRAKVKLQRAVDEIRKLLVPAADGEDELKKRQLMELAIINGTYRDPSAKLGQPGGGVAGNVVSGVGVGGGKGADLLSIWFYETQMLQQYASRPPSPAINSYAPRLLQPGVGLGSPGGLRNPSAGASQLEYYFNQASSKDSWNGIAGAPLILSPRGMQHSSAASSMAALLNSAASGGPPPLISAADAAAGLLYSPYAAAAAAEYSNYAAAAAAAAGLSSQLLAEYQTGVPSSNDGTAGGASGKLRRHLGSQGREHPYQRNDLN
- the LOC116928368 gene encoding protein quaking-B isoform X5 gives rise to the protein MTDVIMVDGSVGASNNSNLPLNMNNSVISVTMAAAAAAAAAAGGTGTTSPTLGGTSPVSAAAAAAAMMMMQPPASCSSSSSSSSSSTSAAAIAAAAAAAAANTQSVADYLAQLLKDKKQLAALPNVFHHVERLLDEEIGKVRGNLFQINGTEKKPMVLPDAVGAAVNLSEKVYVPVKEFPDFNFVGRILGPRGMTAKQLEQETGCKIMVRGRGSMRDKKKEEQNRGKPNWEHLNDELHVLITVEDTENRAKVKLQRAVDEIRKLLVPAQADGEDELKKRQLMELAIINGTYRDPSAKLGQPGGGVAGNVVSGVGVGGGKGADLLSIWFYETQMLQQYASRPPSPAINSYAPRLLQPGVGLGSPGGLRNPSAGASQLEYYFNQASSKDSWNGIAGAPLILSPRGMQHSSAASSMAALLNSAASGGPPPLISAADAAAGLLYSPYAAAAAAEYSNYAAAAAAAAGLSSQLLAEYQTGVPSSNDGTAGA
- the LOC116928368 gene encoding protein quaking-B isoform X3 translates to MTDVIMVDGSVGASNNSNLPLNMNNSVISVTMAAAAAAAAAAGGTGTTSPTLGGTSPVSAAAAAAAMMMMQPPASCSSSSSSSSSSTSAAAIAAAAAAAAANTQSVADYLAQLLKDKKQLAALPNVFHHVERLLDEEIGKVRGNLFQINGTEKKPMVLPDAVGAAVNLSEKVYVPVKEFPDFNFVGRILGPRGMTAKQLEQETGCKIMVRGRGSMRDKKKEEQNRGKPNWEHLNDELHVLITVEDTENRAKVKLQRAVDEIRKLLVPAQADGEDELKKRQLMELAIINGTYRDPSAKLGQPGGGVAGNVVSGVGVGGGKGADLLSIWFYETQMLQQYASRPPSPAINSYAPRLLQPGVGLGSPGGLRNPSAGASQLEYYFNQASSKDSWNGIAGAPLILSPRGMQHSSAASSMAALLNSAASGGPPPLISAADAAAGLLYSPYAAAAAAEYSNYAAAAAAAAGLSSQLLAEYQTGVPSSNDGTAVYFKT
- the LOC116928368 gene encoding protein held out wings isoform X4, producing MTDVIMVDGSVGASNNSNLPLNMNNSVISVTMAAAAAAAAAAGGTGTTSPTLGGTSPVSAAAAAAAMMMMQPPASCSSSSSSSSSSTSAAAIAAAAAAAAANTQSVADYLAQLLKDKKQLAALPNVFHHVERLLDEEIGKVRGNLFQINGTEKKPMVLPDAVGAAVNLSEKVYVPVKEFPDFNFVGRILGPRGMTAKQLEQETGCKIMVRGRGSMRDKKKEEQNRGKPNWEHLNDELHVLITVEDTENRAKVKLQRAVDEIRKLLVPAQADGEDELKKRQLMELAIINGTYRDPSAKLGQPGGGVAGNVVSGVGVGGGKGADLLSIYAPRLLQPGVGLGSPGGLRNPSAGASQLEYYFNQASSKDSWNGIAGAPLILSPRGMQHSSAASSMAALLNSAASGGPPPLISAADAAAGLLYSPYAAAAAAEYSNYAAAAAAAAGLSSQLLAEYQTGVPSSNDGTAGGASGKLRRHLGSQGREHPYQRNDLN
- the LOC116928368 gene encoding protein quaking isoform X1 translates to MTDVIMVDGSVGASNNSNLPLNMNNSVISVTMAAAAAAAAAAGGTGTTSPTLGGTSPVSAAAAAAAMMMMQPPASCSSSSSSSSSSTSAAAIAAAAAAAAANTQSVADYLAQLLKDKKQLAALPNVFHHVERLLDEEIGKVRGNLFQINGTEKKPMVLPDAVGAAVNLSEKVYVPVKEFPDFNFVGRILGPRGMTAKQLEQETGCKIMVRGRGSMRDKKKEEQNRGKPNWEHLNDELHVLITVEDTENRAKVKLQRAVDEIRKLLVPAQADGEDELKKRQLMELAIINGTYRDPSAKLGQPGGGVAGNVVSGVGVGGGKGADLLSIWFYETQMLQQYASRPPSPAINSYAPRLLQPGVGLGSPGGLRNPSAGASQLEYYFNQASSKDSWNGIAGAPLILSPRGMQHSSAASSMAALLNSAASGGPPPLISAADAAAGLLYSPYAAAAAAEYSNYAAAAAAAAGLSSQLLAEYQTGVPSSNDGTAGGASGKLRRHLGSQGREHPYQRNDLN